The genomic segment CTAATGTTAATAAAGAGAATACACCTGCAATTTTCTTTAAGCTTTTCCatttaacaaaaacaaaggaaggtGAGAAAATTAGACAGGAAAACAATGTATCTCCAAGTTGTAATTCTAAAGATTTTTAACTAGAAGGATGCTCTCCTAACTGGTAGTTTCCAAACTAtgtcccacagaaaagaaaagttcCCCCTGGGGACACTAAAGAATGACAAATAAGTCTTAGCTTCAGAGTCTCCATCCCCCTTTTAGCTAAACAGCTCTATGTAGTCTCTCTTTTATATAATACAGtttaatgcaaaaaatattttttaaaaagagaggttcttctctttgaaaaaaaaaaacattttaaggtaGTAAAGTCATTGATTTAGTCATTCCCTAGTTTGGCAACAGTTAAAGTTTCAGAGAGACTGCAGCTTACCTAGGGTCACAAAGCCAATGGCCTTCTTATTCAGTCTAGAATTGTATGCCAGCTATTTTCTCAGATTAGGGAAAAACCACACAGATTTTAAACTATaacttagagaaaataaatatgtaagacTTCGTCATGTAACTCAATAACGTTTGAGGCATGAGACATGGAATAGTAACTTTCTAACTAAATTATATGTTTAAAAGGTACAAACAAGAATAAATTATCATAATTCCTATTATATGCAGTCAATATACTCCATTTAtaaagcacacattttttttaaccacaggaTGGGGAACTTGAAGGAGAAAATCTTTAGTTGAATCAAGCCAGCCAAAACTGAGATTCTTCCTTAAAAGAATTTTGTTTCCTCCAAATAAGATTTGTTTTACCAAAATGAATCAACCGATAAGTTATCCACATTGGGGGTTATTTATGGAAAAATTTAGAACACAAAACAGATTTCTCTTTATCACCTAGCATCCTTCTCTCCAATCTCTCATCATTACCTGCTATGCACAAAAGACAGGAGCTTAATCCCAACTACAATTTAAATCCAGTCAAAAATTATAGGTGGACTTCATTTCCTAAAGTTTCCCTGTGAGAAGAGATTTACATAATAGGTGAATTTGGAAGAAGTAACTAAGGAGTGCTTGCTTAGTTACAAAtctcttctttgaaaagatgtgtCTGCCCATGGCACCATGAACTTGGGTCTGAGGTCTGCAATAAGCAACCTGCCCCCAGGATGGGTGTCAAGAATTTGCTTCCTCAGCTTAGGCCTGTGAGTGGAAGGGCATAATTTGGGATGAAGTATTCTGAAGATCACTGTGGCTGCACATCTAAACTGTGCCCTCCAATTCATCAGTACATGCTAGCGATGAAGCTACTTAGCTGATCTCATTTGTCTGACTCCTTTCCACATTCAGTCCTCACAAGGAGAAGAAAAGTGTTATTTCCCAGTTACCCCACCATAGCTCCAAAAAGAACAATGACCAGACAACACtcatagaaatgttttcttattccCTGACCTTATAATTAATACACACTGTTCAAAAcaacccccactttttttttctttttacaactgcacctgcagcatatggaagttcctgggctaggggtcaaatcagagccacatctgcaacctatgccaataCTTACAAGATCCATTgctgctgagtgagaccagggatctaacttgcatcctcacggacattatgttgggttcctaacccactgagccacaatgggaattcccaacctCTATTTTAAATCAGGGAGAGGTTGCAAGGAATAtgttagaaagagaaatatagtGGATCCAGTCACAATACAAAGCACAGCAAATACAAATacgtgttcattcattcaaccataATATATTAccattaaattatatttgagaTTACGGACTGGAAAATCATGTTGCCCTCTCTTTTTGAGTCTAATTTGATAAGTAcatacatacaccacacacacaatttcCAAAATCCATATACTTTCAGCAATTATTGAtacttttaagttaaaatttgatATCATTCTTACTTTGTTATAAAAGTCATGCAACTAGGAAAAACGTAATAAAATCGATGTAATAATCAATTCATTATCCAGTTGTAAATAGGTTAATGTGTGAAGGAGATTACAATTGTCagtttgttaaaattaaatacatgtattttgctgcagaaaaaaagaaagaggaagacttGTTGATCAAGGCACTGAAAAATGAAGTACAGAGGGAAAAGTTAGGAAAAAACGCTAAGATAGAACTTCACAGTAGGCATAGTCCAAAACGTTAAAACCTTGCAACTAAAAggagatgaataaattaattcaatatttatgtcatttttagcattttactTTCTAGAATCGAAGTTAAAAAGCTTTAGGAGTCTATTGTTTCGTAATGCCCCATCAAAAACCCACCCCTTTCTATCATTTTAGACAGTATGTTAACACCTCCTACCTCTCATAGTATTATTTTATGTTCTCCTAGTAGAAATAATTACATTCCCAGCAATTATAGAAGGCACCTTCTTTCTGCAAGTCTAAGAATTCTGTAAATAATACCTATATAAGAACTCTATTAAGGCATCTAGTTGTGATTATGGAGACATGTTTTTGCATCatgatggattatttttttttaatctctcattaAATCTAGTATGATTTGACAAAACAAGGCCGCACGAGGGAGCTATGTAAATCTTGGAACTACAACATTGAGTTTAAAATAAACCATTTCCAATTTAaatagaaatactaaaaaaataaatacctctttcctccaaaaaaattaaaggaaaaaaattttctcagaaaTTTTCTTTTGCGTCACTGCTGACTTCTGCATTCACATGCACTTTCACCTTCATCTTCTAAAATGAtatatgttctgattttttttttttggtgacaatTAATGAGAACATTTTAAGTTTGCATCATGTTTTGCAACTGACAGATGTGTGtgacatgcattttctttttgcacCCTAGAGTCCAGTTTCACAACTCTGAAGTACTTAGATCCAATTTAGCTCCAGCACAAGAAACCTTAGCTTTGCTCTTCTATGATTTATTATGACAGGATGCCAAGTGAGAAAACAggttaaaatatcatttaataagGGCGCATGCTACTTTTCTCTGCATCAAGAAGATCATGAAAACCCTTTCAAAACCATAAACTCATGTGTACTGATTAAAGTGGATATTTTAATAGCAATGATATACAATGAAAACTAGTTGCAATTTAAAGACAACCCATCATTGTCATCTTAGTCATCATTCATTCAAGTCATGGCAAGACAGAAGCATAAgtgaacttcatttaaaaaatttaaacatttgttttatttaactacatatttagaaatattctgCAATTGCTCAGCCAGACATTTTATAAACATTGAAAtaaagagagttcccgttgtggctcagtgagttgtgAACtggcctagtatccatgagtatgcaggttcgatccctagccctgctcagtaggttgagtatcagcgttgctgtgagctatggtgtagatcacagattcagcttgtatcccacattgtgtggctgtgatgtagaccttcagctgcagccccaattagatgcctagtctgggaacttgcatatgctactggtgtgaccctaaaatttttttaaaaaactgaaataaaaatgctacAAGTAAAACAGCAAGTAAGTAACAACAGCAACTACTCTTAtgtaagaaaatgacaaaaaaaaaaaaaaaaaagaaaaaggagttcccgttcgtggcgcagtggttaacgaatccgactaggaaccatgaggttgcgggttcggtccctgcccttgctcagtgggttaacgatccggcgttgccgtgagctgtggtgtaggttgcagacgcggctcggatcccgcgttgctgtggctccggcgtaggccagtggctacagctccgattcgacccctagcctgggaagctccataggccgcaggagcagcccaaagaaatagcagaaagacaaaaaaaaaaaaaaaaaaaaaaaaaaaaagaaaatgacaaaagaaaatttaacttaaatacagaaatgagggagttccctctttggtgcaacaggatgggtggcctctctgcaatgccaggacgcaggttcaattcccagccgcACAATGGGTTCAGGGAtccgcattgccacagctatggcataggtcccaactgtggctgagatctgatccctggcctagaatctccatatgccacagggtggccaaaaaagaaaaaaaaataaatgaatcttttattttattttatttttatggctgcaccagtggcatgtggaagtttccagcctaagggttgaatcagagctgtagctgaagcctacaccacagccacaacgacagcagatctgagccccatctgaaacctatgccacagcttgcagcaacacctgatccttaacctactaaatgaggccagggatcaaacctgcatcctcaggaccactgtgtcaggttcttaacccactgagccacagtgggaactatcATGTGAGAAATAACAGGAGTATTGCAAAGCCTCATGGTTCTGTCAGCAAGAGAAACCATGTTTGTCTTCACAGGATCGCAAGTAGATCAAAACCAAATTTGTTAAGTTTTGATGTTTTCAGAATGGCTTCTAGCAGAAGTCTTGTCATTTAACACTATGAAAACATAAGCTTatttccaaatgcaatacttCAGAGTAATTATTGAGCATCTGAGTCAGGCACCACAGAAGGTCAATGCCTCCCAGGACTCACAGGAATTGTTGGGAACATCTGATCTGCGCAACAGCTCTGGTTCAAAGAAAATGGCATATCAAATCAAAGTATATTTATGGAATCCTTCTGattaaattaacaataaaaatattttagaaaatttgcaaACTACCATTCAACATTATCTGTATACTGTCATCTAATTTAGATGAAATCATCCTATATTCCCAGTTACTTTGTCACTTAATAGCAGTACTTATCtatgtcattaaaattttttgaggatattattttaatggctgcccAATACTTCTTAATATCTTATATATAATTAGTTACAAAGTTTCAGTTTCACCATAAAAATATAGAGCTaaagaaaagttttaattttaacctAGAGCTtgcctttaaaatgtattttaatgagaATTCCTCCAAAGAGTTAAAATTCCTATGAAAAGTAAGTTGTGTCCCTGTTCTTTTTATCTGCTCTGCCTAATCATCACTTACTTCTAAGGACTTTCTCACTTTTTGATTTTTgcatttaattgtaatttttcattgataaaacatttaaatttgcattttaagaatGTCAACAAGGACCCTGATgtgcatagaaataaaaattctcaacaaagtattagcaaactgaattcaaggATGCACTAAAAGGATCATATATCAAGTgggaccaagtgggatttatggCAGTGATGCTAGAATGGTTccacatccacaaatcaatcaatatgattcACTCCATTAACAAAGTAGAATATAAAAATCATCTCATAAATGtagaaaagatttttaatgaAATGCAACATctacttatgataaaaactctcaacaaagtggctATACATAGAATGTACCTCAAAACAATAAAGGCCATGTAAGACAAGCAACAGCTAACATTATAcgcaatggtgaaaagctgaaagcttttcctctaagattaaaaacaaggtaaggatgcctactctcaccactttaattcaatgtagttttggaagttctaaccagagtaattaggcaagaaaaagaaataaagacatcaaaattggatacaaagaagtaaaactttACCATTTTTGCATATGACACAATATTATTTATGAAACCCTAAACAgtctaccaaaaaaaattagaataaacaaattcagcaaggttgcagaaTCTGAACTCAGTACAAAGATCGACTGAGTTTCTATACTCTGACAAGGAacctttaagaaaataatcccattttacaggtgcaTCCAAAAGagcaaaatacttaggaataaattaatccaaggaggtgaaatacatgtacactgaaaactacaagacatttatgaaagaaattgaagaacacacaaataaatgaaaagatatttccttCTCCtgggttagaagaattaatatcttaTAAAGATCTGTCTGGTTTTGTTGTTAGGAAAATGCTGGTCTCATAAATGAATTGggccccattccctccctcttgtATTTTCTAGAGGAGATTTTGTACAGtaagtattatttcttcctttaaaaactttttttaaaggctactttccatttacagttattacaaaatactgactaTATTCCCCGTGTTGAAAAACACATCCTTGAGCCTCTCTTACACCCAATAGTTATACCTCCCTCTCTGCCACCCCTGTATTACCTCTCCCCCATCTTCCCACTAgtagccactagtttgttctctacgattctgcttttttttttgctatattcactagtttgttgtatttttcagattccacatttaagtgctATCATGCAGtactctttctctgacttgtttcacttagcataaggcccTCCAAAACCGTCTATGTTACTGCAAaaggtaaaatttaatttttgtggctgagtagtattccattgtatttatataccacatcttctttatccattgatggtCCTTTCCACTTGACatatttagtatatattaatatactaaaaattatagTCTTATaccatattatataaatatatagtctaTGTAGTATattacatatagtatatatagtacataCAGCATGTAGTGGCCTACATGAGTGGCCTAGTAGGAAAGTGATAAGTGTTGCATTCCAAAGGAAATCACCActatgcctggcttctttcagggCTTGGCATGTACATTGCCAGTAGGAAGCAAGAAGATTCTTTGTTGGGATCTGTAAGCATGCTCACaggagaaaagagacagaagTAAGCTATGTCCTGTGGAAGGTGGACGCCAGAAACCTCGTGTTGGAACATCTGTAAGGGTGTTTATATGAGAGGCGCAGCATTGGTAAACTAGTGCCCTGTGTTCCCACTATATTGGGAAAGAATGGCCTTCCACACGAATTCAGAATTTTCTCTCATGAATAACCCATTTGTACTGTACTACTGGCTTTTTGACCCATTCACTGAACTTAGAAAGCACAGAGTGTTTAGTAGGGGAGCATGTCAGAAAGCATACTTGATCATGTGAGGCCTCACAGGAAAGTGGGAAGACATTGCTTCTGGAGAAAACACCACAGGCCTGGTGTGCTTTCAGTGTCTGCCATGCACATTGCAAGTTGGAAGCACAAGGCCTCTTGTTAGGGAAATTATCAGAGTGGTCACATGAGAGGAGCAgcagtggggccctactgtacagcacaggggactgtgtgtgattgggtcactgtgctgtacaacagaaattgaagaaacattttaaatcaactatactttaataaaaacaacaataaaaaaataaaataataccctGACATACTGGGTGTTTATGTAGAAGAGGATTCTGCCTAATTGATTATAAAATGTAATCAATAACTGTTTATCAACTGAATGACGACATTGTAATGGAAAAATGAGattacagagaaaataattatgtttctcTCCTGACCAGTTTACATTTCCTGCCACATAGGAAGTTCAGTCTTCAGTGAATCCATTTCTTGGATGTGATAAGAGCATCAATCACCCCAACTCATATGTTCATGTTGTTTCtagaagtctgattttttttgccCAAGGAAAGAATTTTGGATGGCCTCTTCCACTAGTGGCTCTCTGAGCCCATAGGGATATTACTTTCACTCTGCCTTTCCACATGCTATATCTGCTGtatgaagaatattaaaaaggacACAACAATAAGATGTCCCCAACCAATttaaacactttaattttttaacctCTTTATATTCTAACCTCCAACATGAACACTCCAGAACTTCCAATGTCTTCTCCACATGACATATTACTTAAACTTCATTTAACCCAGAGGTTGATGTGCCTAACTATTATCCCAGAGGGTGGAGTGCCTGTCACCAGCAATCTCACACATTTCACCTTCTTCCCAGACTCATTAGATAATACCTGCTTATTCAGGACACCATTTACTAGTAGCCCCAGTAGAATATAGTCATCACAGTCATTGATCCTATTAGTAGAATCATAGCCCAGTTCAATATGTCCCTCTTTAagctgattttcttcttttaggtcAGAGCCAGTCAGCACTTGAACTCGGAAAACTTTGGCAGGTGTGTCCAAAACCACAGTCAAGTGACTGCCAGCCTCAGCTGACTTGGTATAAAAGAAATTCTTATCCAAGCTATAGGCATTCATGAGAACAGAGGCATTAGCAACCTTCAGGCTAGTGTAGATGGATGCAGCAGGGTTGCTGGGAGAGCCAAAGTCATCTTCCTCAAACTCTCTATCTTTGAGACTATTGAATTTGCCCTCAAAGGAGGAATAATTACCCATGTgctggaagagggaagggaagaactGGATTGGTGTTTGTTGCATAAGTTCATGAAAATGGGTGAGGAGGTAGTAACAGGGCATTTCTTGgtagaagaggagaaggaaatgaacaaaacaggGGAGGTCTTTAGTGTGAAAGAGTTTTCCAATGAAGCCCAGCTGAGAGAACTCCAGAGTCACCCAAGGTTTTTTTTCCCAGGCAGACACTGTGGCAGCTATCTGGGTGACAAATCCAGGGACACATTTCACGTCATCTTCAATCATCAGGAAATAGTCGGAGTGGTTGGTAGCAAAGTTCATGAGGAAGGCATAATCCATGTTCTGCTTGGAACGGAAGGCTACATAGGCAGGAGTGTCATTAAAGTTTTTCTTAAAGTCCTTCAAGGGAAGATAGCTTTTAAGTGGAGTATTGATCACTACTAGCTGGTTGGCTTGGATATATGGTTTAAAGAGGGTTGAGATGTTGGAGATCATTTGACCACGCCATGTGGAATCAGGATCTGCCAGATGTACCAGAACAATGAAGTGTTTCTGCTCAGATGAGGAGGAAGCAAAGAAGAGAGACTGCAGGGTGTCCAAGAGGTAGCTCCCTCGGGGACGCTGCACAGAGGGAATCCCTATTGTCAGCAGTTCTaggattgaagaaaaaaaagaagacctgtATCAGCTTAGGGAAATGAGATAAAAAGTTGCTATGGGTGAGATTATAAGACCCTCTTAGATCTTTCCAGTATGCCAAATTCTGGTATtcctaagattattttaaattttctctcccCCAGGCCTGAGTATGGACCATATTAGGAGTTAATATCTTGTCACAAattatgagttttttttaaaaaatttttacctttGGAAAACTATTGTGGGAGAAATAcagatgacaaaaaataaaaaataaagataataaactTCTACTCAAAATCCCACTGAAAAATCAGGAAAGTTAACATGAAAGAAGTGAAATATCTgacaaattcctggaagaatGAGAGAATATAAAACACAATTGGTAGAGAAATCTAAGTAGAAGAATTCATAGTctaaaagacacagagaaaatgacTGCACAGATGCATATTTATACCAAAAGCTTAAGAAAGAGGAATTCTAAGTTTTGAGCCACCGATTACAAAGGAACGAGCCCTGGGATGGTCACCTGGATAATTACAGAACTATTTCCAGAACCACTGGGCCCGTGACTACGAAGGGGCTGGTGGTGGCAATGTCCATTCCCAGACTAAAATCCTAAAGATTTCTGTCTGAATAAAGTGGGAGGTCTGCCAGGATGTGAGTCCTGGGGCTGGAACTGAAATCAAGAACTCTAGACAACAGAGGGGAAAAGGAGCTAACACAGCTGACTGGCATCTGCTTACAGGGTAAAGTTCTGCATATGGTTCCCTCAAGTGGACATAGTAGACATTTAGAAGTGTAGAAGCTGCCAGAGTGTGTCTAAGCAGGTAAGAGGGGAAATATTCCAGGTGATATAGGGCTTAATAGAAGAGATGCAGGGATACTTCACCCAGAAGGTCAGCTACCCACATTTCTCTCATTCTCCGTGTGCCACTGCTTCCCCGCAATCTCATGAGGCATCCTTCAAACCGCAAAACACTTTTACTGAGAGGCAAACAGGGATGACTATTTAGTGAACTATCCACTCTAGATCCTTGAACATAAATCCGAAACAGGAATCTCCAAACATTTGACTATAAATATGAAACTATAAAGAATCACcaacataatggaagaaaaaaaactcaaccaGAAAGCTCTGAAAATAGAAGACAACAGGAAATAGCGAACAGAAGAACATTTCAAATATGTTAAATCAATCCTTTAGAGGAACTGGAGAGTAAACCATACTTTTTGGCAAAATAAGAGTCTTGTATAGATCAGAATTTATAGAATATATGGACATGAGGTTTTGATCAAATTCAGGTTATATTTTTTGGCAATAATAGCCACTGATACATTCCTGCACATAATGGcagattgtttctgtttttaggaTATTAACAGCCTTTGATATTCGGTGCCTAGATTCATTAGTATTTTAGG from the Sus scrofa isolate TJ Tabasco breed Duroc chromosome 9, Sscrofa11.1, whole genome shotgun sequence genome contains:
- the LOC100513809 gene encoding alpha-1,3-mannosyl-glycoprotein 4-beta-N-acetylglucosaminyltransferase C-like, whose protein sequence is MISNISTLFKPYIQANQLVVINTPLKSYLPLKDFKKNFNDTPAYVAFRSKQNMDYAFLMNFATNHSDYFLMIEDDVKCVPGFVTQIAATVSAWEKKPWVTLEFSQLGFIGKLFHTKDLPCFVHFLLLFYQEMPCYYLLTHFHELMQQTPIQFFPSLFQHMGNYSSFEGKFNSLKDREFEEDDFGSPSNPAASIYTSLKVANASVLMNAYSLDKNFFYTKSAEAGSHLTVVLDTPAKVFRVQVLTGSDLKEENQLKEGHIELGYDSTNRINDCDDYILLGLLVNGVLNKQVLSNESGKKVKCVRLLVTGTPPSGIIVRHINLWVK